One Rhizoctonia solani chromosome 3, complete sequence genomic region harbors:
- a CDS encoding Zinc finger, CCHC-type encodes MSFSQMSDCEVLDMVAQNMIILKKEFLQLQGAYKAQHDQIALLRAELEEHRNQSRNQHIFYSTQIQGAAASIQAVQDQLLHNSTTRPTAPPPPSGTATSTNPPPAPASSNSDLKFAKPNKFSGKKEDALNFIIACQAYIRAKGASRSHKEKILKEGFQGRSGPLLEDIDVFWAEFTKHYVDTNRDEKYRQNGTTCGRRLRDETLRNKYYDGLQNNIKDIMLSTMFQWRRATAQQVYDKAEEIANHIESTRYLILLSLQSAPLPMPPHYHFHSPFHPHSSQCAITSIVRNYLWQYAKCCWNGESKDTMIPFPSLKRMSVLQQPPQLNQLLPLSSVSHKQGSRPQDLDGRGFANLTCHVCGGKGHFARNCPSKPMSGHVANVKWSWERPKEENRIEVVSDEEESGKGKAKAN; translated from the exons ATGTCTTTTAGCCAGATGTCAGATTGTGAAGTACTTGATATGGTTGCTCAAAATATGATCATTTTAAAAAAAGAATTCTTGCAATTACAAGGCGCATACAAAGCAcaacatgatcaaatagCATTGTTAAGGGCAGAACTTGAAGAACATCGCAATCAATCGCGTAATCAACATATATTCTATTCCacccaaatccaaggagcgGCTGCTTCCATTCAAGCTGTGCAGGACCAACTACTCCACAATTCCACTACTCGTCCCACggccccacctccaccttctGGCAcggccacctccaccaatcccCCACCCGCTCCTGCGTCTTCCAATTCGGATTTGAAATTTGCTAAACCCAATAAGTTCAGTGGCAAGAAAGAAGACGCCCTCAATTTCATTATTGCCTGCCAGGCCtatataagggcaaaaggAGCAAGTAGATCCCACAAGGAGAAAATATT AAAGGAAGGTTTTCAGGGGAGAAGCGGTCCATTATTGGAAGATATTGACGTATTCTGGGCAGAGTTCACTAAACATTATGTGGACACAAATCGTGATGAAAAATACCGCCAAAATGGAACAACTTGCGGCAGAAGGCTTCG CGACGAAACCCTGCGCAATAAGTACTATGATGGCCTCCAAAACAATATTAAGGACATCATGCTGTCaactatgttccaatggcgccGCGCTACTGCCCAACAAGTCTATGATAAGGCAGAAGAGATCGCAAACCATATCGAATCTACACGCTATCTCATCCTTCTGTCTCTACAGTCCGCGCCCCTGCCAATGCCGCCCCACTACCACTTCCATTCCCCCTTCCACCCGCACTCGTCTCAAT gcgctattACTTCAATTGTTCGCAACTAcctctggcaatatgccaaatgttgttgGAATGGAGAATCCAAGGACACCATGATCCCATTCCCCTCCCTAAAAAGGATGAGCGTCCTGCAGCAGCCGCCCCAGTTAAACCAATTGTTGCCCCTGTCCAGTGTTAGCCACAAGCAAGGGTCCAGGCCCCAggatcttgatggaaggggtTTTGCAAATCTAACCTGCCATGTGTGCGGCGGAAAGGGCCATTTTGCACGCAACTGTCCCtctaagcccatgtctggacatgtggctaatgtcaaatggtcttgggaaaggcctaaagaagaaaataggattgaagttgtctctgatgaggaagagtcgggaaaaggaaaagccaaggccaactaa
- a CDS encoding Retrotransposon-derived protein PEG10 — translation MEPEPSLGALLEAIQALSTQVGSLQDQIKSQGEQITQLAALCKETNNIVGDSAQGGTQAKPGPATGPTTPPTHTGGEANTPGTVRPGLKAPFRPSRGTGFDSEEEEEPRRPKKEPQGTPARHLGSLTPFDAGSSVKRPKMDLPDPYKGDTRGRKATQWLDRMMLWVALHRDQFDEEEQMVVWILYHMTDKAADWALPIIGTIIKGKGNPPTTIQALTAKFKEAFADPDAKRAAARKIAALTQTTTTSEYVTEFRNLMAELDWNTEAYIAQFTRGLHWKVKELLSTKDNIPDDDLEAIFAASVKIDNIRRENEENRPKKVPTKAPVTATTSTSTTTTRVRLSKDPNYVTPEERDRRRASGLCVKCGQKGHGIKQCPNGWKATIKEVAKVAEDESGKE, via the coding sequence atggaaccagagccgtcccttggcgctctcctcgaggctatccaagccctcTCCACACAAGtcgggtccctccaggaccaaatcaaatcccAGGGCGAGCAAATCACCCAGCTTGCTGCCCTATGTAAAGAAACCAACAACATTGTCGGAGACTCGGCTCAGGGCGgaacccaagccaagcctggcccagcGACTGGGCCTACCACTCCTCCTACCCACACAGGAGGAGAAGCcaacactccaggcacggttaggcctggactcaaagcCCCTTTCAGGCCATCCAGGGGAACAGGATTCGATtcggaggaagaggaagagccaagacgccccaaaaaggagcctcagggAACGCCTGCTAGACATTTAgggtccctcaccccttTTGACGCAGGGTCTAGCGTGAagcggcccaagatggacctccctgACCCCTACAAGGGAGACACTAGGGGGCGTAAAGCCACTCAGTGGCTGGATaggatgatgctctgggttgccctacatagggaccaatttgatgaagaggagcagatggtcgtgtggattctttaccacatgacagacaaggccgcAGATTGGGCCCTCCCTATCATCGGCAcgatcatcaagggcaagggaaatccccccaccaccatccaaGCCTTGACGGCTaagttcaaagaagcctttgccgatccagacgcaaagagggcagccgccaggaagattgccgcgcttactcagacaaccaccacgtctgagtatgtcactgaattccgcaacctcatggcggaacttgactggaatacggaggcatacattgcccaattcacgcgcggccttcattggaaggtcaaagagctcctgtccaccaaggacaatatccctgacgacgaccttgaggccatatttgccgcctcggTCAAAATAGACAATATTCGTCGGgaaaacgaggagaaccgccccaaaaaggttcccaccaaggccccggtcaccgcaaccacctctacctccaccactaccaccagggtccgcctatccaaggaccccaattatgtaacaccggaagaaagggatcgccgccgcgcgtctggcctctgcgtcaagtgcggtcaaaaggggCACGGGATTAAACAGTGTCCCAACGGCTGGAAGGCAACCATCAAAGAGGTGGCCAAGGTTGCGGAGGacgagtcgggaaaagagtag
- a CDS encoding Retrotransposable element Tf2 protein encodes MNKYLAEPLKTLIDSGATSNFISPSIVEKLKIPKTLLENPRVVRMLDGTISQTGRIWHQVHLAVSANGHTHSIPFLVCPIGNTPAILGMTWLTAESPLIDWQQGLITFPEQAQIASEEEADPDPLADLPPQYHEFARVFGKEEFKVLPPHREYNISIDLIPDAKLSPGPIYGMTDAESKALKQHIDEELATGKIRPSTSSAGAPVMFVKKADGSLRLVVDYRKLNDVTHKNVYPLPRQDDLMAKLRHAKMFTKLDLRWGYNNVRIKEGDEWKTAFRTKYGLFKYLVMPFGLTNAPAAFQHFMNNLFRDLIDVTVVIYLDDILIFSEKPEDHPTHVREVLSRLMKNQLFCKLSKCHFHVTTVDYLGIVISPAGFSMDQKKIEAVTTWPTPKTVKQVQAFLGFVNYLRRFIPNFSSVACPLHNLTKKESLWSWGVTEEVAFQELKALVTKSPVLIHSNPKLPYYQETDASGVAMGAILSQQGEDNRLHPVAYMSKSFSGAEANYDTHDKELLAIIKALEEWRIFLEATDRPIQVFTDHRNLEYWMQARTFNRRHARWRIFLSNFNFEIHYRPGKQSGKPDALSRRSDYVDTPPEPEVMLPSEVFANTSEEEVEIVTEICSRLREDPSLEPIIQFLTEDADNAPPSIRKAYRDYDWEEDLLWYRGKLVVPDSETLKERLLKEFHDSPLAGHPGQQRTLELLSRNYWWPGMKSSSKEWVECCPTCQANRRAHVPVIALKPLEVPPYPFHTISYDFITGFPKSNGHDAILVVIDSFSKFGHFIPTTKKVTSKGLADLFISHVWKLHGLPVKTISDRGTTFTGKFLRALYQRLGVKPAFSSAYHPESDGQTERVNQFIEFYLRSYVAANHSDWATWLPLAEYAYNNAKHSATGKTPFELVYGRNPIMNPSNVPANVPEADLVADTLAQEWKEAESALRMTKERMTKTTGMIPEYSIGKKVWLDGKNIELRTNSNKLDPKQLGPFKVTEKISSHAYRLELPETLKIHDVFYVGLLLKAHESPSQPFPSRPPPETIEGEEEYEVEQIIDSKRQQGKWFYLIKWKGYGPEDNSWEPEELLKHSQEEIKHFNQAKLRKACDAAKSL; translated from the coding sequence ATGAACAAATACTTGGCAGAACCCCTGAAAACCCTTATAGACTCCGGAGCAACCTCCAACTTTATTTCCCCGAGCATAGTGGAAAAattaaaaatcccaaaaaccctacttgaaaatccacgagtagtgagaatgttagatggtactatttcacagactggtcgcatttggcaccaggttcacctcgcggtctcggccaatggccatacccactccattcccttccttgtttgccccattggcaacaccccggctatactaggcatgacatggctcacggCAGAATCCCCACTCAtagactggcaacagggtcTTATCACGTTCCCGGAGCAAGCACAGATTGCctcggaagaagaagcagacccggaccctttagcagacctcccccctcaatatcatgagtttgctagagtatttggcaaagaggagtttaaggtcctccctccacatagggagtacaaCATCTCAATTGACCTCattccagatgccaaactgtCCCCTGGTCctatatatggcatgactgatgcagagtccaaggcgctcaaacaacacattgacgaaGAGTTAGCCACggggaagatccgccctagtacttcctcagcaggcgccccggttatgtttgtaaaaaaggccgATGGATCCCTTCGTCTGGTAGTTGATTATAGGAAGCTGAACGacgtaacccacaaaaacgtctaccccCTCCCAAGGCAAGATGACCTAATGGCTAAATTAAGGCACGCCAAGATGTTTACCAAGCTGGATCTACGATGGGGGTATAACAACGTCCGGATCAAAGagggagatgaatggaaaacggccttcaggaccaaatatgggttatTCAAGtatctagtcatgccctttggcctcaccaatgcccccgcagcgttccaacatttcatgaacaacttatttagggacctcattgatgtCACTGTGGTTATATACCTGGATGATATACTAATCTTCTCAGAGAAACCTGaagaccacccaacccatgtcagggaggtcTTATCACggctaatgaagaaccagttattctgcaaactctccaagtgccatTTCCATGTCACGACAGTAGATTATCTCGGTATCGTCATCTCCCCAGCAGGGTTTTctatggaccaaaagaagatcgAAGCGGTTACAACatggcccactcccaaaacggtcaaacaAGTTCAGGCTTTCCTAGGCTTTGTAAACTATCTCAGAAggttcattcccaactttaGCTCGGTTGCTTGCCCTCTCCACAACCTTACCAAGAAGGAATCCCTCTGGTCATGGGGCGTTACAGAAGAAGTTGCATTCCAAGAATTGAAGGCATTGGTCACAAAATCCCCGGTTctaatccattccaaccctaAACTGCCTTACTACCAGGAAACAGATgcgtcaggagtagccatgggggccattctcagccaacaaggagaagacaaCCGTTTACATCctgttgcatatatgtccaaatctTTTTCAGGGGCCGAggctaattatgacacccacgacaaggaactcctagccataatcaaggcattagaggaatggcggattttcctggaagcaacAGATAGGCCAATTCAGGTTTTCACGGACCATAGGAACctagaatactggatgcaggcacggacttTCAACCGCAGACACGCAcgatggcgtattttcctgagcaatttcaattttgagatccactatcgcccaggaaagcaatcagggaaaccagacgcgtTATCTAGAAGGTCAGATTATGTAGACACGCccccagaaccagaggtcaTGTTACCATcggaagtctttgccaatacgtcagaggaagaagtcgaaattgtcacggaaattTGCTCTAGACTCAGGGAGGATCCATCactggaacccatcatccaatttctcacagaagatgcggacaatgcacctccctccattcggaaagcttacagagactacgattgggaagaggacctcctatggtaccgagggaaactagttgtcccagactcagaaacCCTGAAAGAACGGCTGCTGaaggaattccacgactcacCACTAGCCGGacacccaggtcaacagaggacccttgaacttctaagtcgcaactactggtggccaggcatgaaatcatcctccaaagaatgggtggaatgctgcCCCACATGCCAGGCCAACCGCCGAGCCCATGTCCCGGTCATTGCCCTCAAAcctctggaagttcccccctacCCATTCCACACAATTTCCTATGACTTTATCACGGGATTCCCAAAGTCAAACGGCCATGACGCAATCTTGGTAGTCAtcgactccttctccaaattcgggcatttcatcccaactaccaagaaggTTACATCTAAAGGTCTAGCGGATTTATTCATCtcacatgtgtggaaactccatgggttACCAGTCAAAACAATTTCAGACAGGGGAACTACGTTTACTGGGaagttcctaagggcactctATCAACGCCTTGGAGTAAAACCAGCCTTttcatcagcctaccacccagaatcggacggacaaacagaaagggtgaaccagttcattgagttctacctcagatcataCGTTGCCGCCAACCACTCGGACTGGGCCACCTGGTTGCCACTAGCGGAATATGCCTATAATAACGCAAAGCACTCCGCAACCGGAAAAACCccttttgaattggtttatggaagaaaccccaTCATGAATCCGTCTAATGTTCCCGCgaatgtcccagaagcagaccttgtaGCCGATACCTTggcccaagaatggaaggaagcagagtCAGCACTTAGAATGACGAAAGAACGCATGACCAAAACAACAGGGATGATACCGGAATACTCCAtaggcaaaaaagtctggctagatggaaagaACATAGAACTTAGGACGAACTCCAATAAGCTAGATCCCAAACAACTAGGTCCATTCAAGGTTACAGAGAAAATatccagccacgcctaccgcctagaactacctgaaaccctgaaaatccacgatgtattctatgtgggattaCTATTGAAGGCACACGAgtccccaagtcagccatTCCCAAGCCgtccccctcctgaaacaatagaaggggaggaagaatacgaagtggaacagatcattgactccaaacgccaacaaggaaagtggttctacttgataaaatggaagggttacgggCCGGaggacaattcctgggagccGGAAGAACTGTTgaaacacagccaagaagagattaAACATTTTAACCAAGCTaaactcagaaaggcttgtgacgccgccaagagcctttaa
- a CDS encoding Transposon Tf2-1 polyprotein, protein MGFLADYNYRIVYRPGAQNRKADILSRHEDHKSAVKEGGETPVLISPELFIAAIQTDSDLNDLIRDALHDDKAVYKILKSLEEDIPVKGWKLDNGLLYYHDQIYVPNEPEIRKAILESRHDNPSTGHPGQFRTLDLLSRDYYWSGMKQSVTKYVQACNSCIRSKHSNRAPEGLLQNIDIPNKPWEEITYDLIVGLPTSEGYDAILTVVDQLSKMVHFIPTHSDATAVDVANLFVSFVWKLHGLPRKTISDQGPQFNAKFLRQVYKRLGIEPHFSTAYRPQVDGQSERLNQFVEIYLRHYINYRQTDWVASLPLAEFAYNNGKHSGSKHSPFYMCYGYNPDFTVGNTKESHVPQANDLADFLKEIQTEAKAALEIAARQNAQYYDLNRREATKLEVGDKVYLSSANIKTSRPSHKLEHK, encoded by the coding sequence atgggatttttggcagattacaactataggattgtgtataggccgggcgcacagaatagaaaagcagatattctctctcgccatgaagaccacaagtctgcggttaaagaggggggtgaaacccctgtgctcataagcccagagctttttattgcagctattcaaacagatagtgaccttaatgatctaataagggacgctctgcatgatgataaagctgtatacaaaatccttaaatccttggaagaggacaTACCTGTTAAAGGATGGAAACTTGATAATGGCTTACTCTACTATCATGACCAGATTTATGTCCCtaatgagccagaaatcaggaaagccatcttagaaagcaggcatgataacccttccactgggcacccaggacagttcagaaccctagacctcctttcaagggattactactggtcagggatgaaacaatctgtaacaaaatatgtccaagcatgcaattcatgcatacgtagCAAACACTCCAACCgggctcctgaaggtctccttcaaaacatagatatacccaataagccctgggaggaaataacgtatgacttgattgtaggactccccacctcagaaggatatgatgcaatattaacagtagtggaccaattatccaaaatggttcattttataccaacgcactctgatgctactgctgttgatgttgcaaacctctttgtatcctttgtgtggaagttacatgggttacccaggaaaaccattTCGGACCAAGGCCCCCAATTTAATGCAAAATTCCTGAGACAAGTCTACAAGCGGttggggatagaaccacatttctccactgcatacagaccacaagttgatggacaaagtgaacgcttaaaccagtttgtggaaatTTACCTACGCCACTACATCAACtatagacaaacagactgggttgcatcactaccacttgcggaatttgcatacaataatgggaaacactcaggctccaaacactctcccttctacatgtgctatggttataatccagacttcacagttggaaacaccaaggaaagccatgtcccccaagccaacgacctagcagacttcctgaaagaaatccaaactgaagcaaaagctgctttagaaattgctgcaagacaaaatgcgcaatactatgatttaaacagaagggaagcaaccaagctggaagttGGTGATAAAGTTTATTTGAGTAGtgccaacatcaaaacttcaaggccttcccatAAGCTAGAACATAAGTGA
- a CDS encoding Retrotransposable element Tf2 protein: protein MLPEPIFANVALVIPEKELQRQIEASLDQDESLEEILQFLQNESKAPPSIKRAFKDYEMEAGLLFYQGRIVVPDVGTLRTDLLRIYHDSPLSGHPGRQRTLELISRAYYWPGIWADTYWHVDSCETCQRIRKPRYSSIPPQPLELPTRPWQHISYDMIVDLPKDGNSDSILVIVDSFTKALYQRLGIDPHFSLAYHPQSDGQTEHVNPTVEHFLRAYSGINQKDWVKWLPMAEFAYNNAVHSSTGKSPFKALYGWEPSLTPSNVPTNVPEADNMATQMEAQWREIKAALQQSKTRMTAGETGEPLEFEIGEEAWLDAKNIKLRTLSPKLSEQRLGPFKVTEKISDQAYRLELPSTMRIHNVFYVGLLSKVKRDKKRNFKNRPPPVTVDGEEEYEVEGITDAEERDGKWFFQVKWKGYGSEENTWEPRENLRNAKKILEKYKKEMKKKALGAAKALRGGAVS, encoded by the exons ATGCTGCCAGAACCtatatttgccaacgttgcctTGGTAATCCCTGAGAAGGAACTACAGCGCCAGATCGAAGCATCCCTGGACCAGGATGAAtcactggaggaaatcctccaattcctccagaacgaatccaaggcgcccccttccatcaaacggGCGTTCAAGGACTACGAAATGGAAGCTGGCCTGTTGTTCTACCAGGGGAGGATTGTGGTACCAgatgttgggaccttgcggACGGACCTCCTGCGTATCTACCATGATAGCCCGCTGTCAGGCCACCCAGGAAGACAAAGGACCCTGGAGCTAATCTCACGCGCCTATTACTGGCCAGGCATCTGGGCCGACACTTATTGGCACGTAGATTCCTGTGAGACCTGCCAACGGATACGGAAGCCAAGGTACTCCTCGATCCCTCCTCAACCCCTCGAGCTTCCCACTAGGCCATGGCAACATATCTCCTACGACATGATTGTTGACTTACCAAAGGACGGTAACAGTGactccatcctagtcattgTAGACAGCTTCACAAA GGCGTTGTACCAGcgcctaggaatagacccccacttttccttggcataccacccccaaagcgatggacagacagaacatGTGAACCCCACAGTTGAGCACTTTTTGCGGGCCTACTCAGGAATCAACCAgaaggactgggtcaaatggttacccatggcggaatttgcctacaataACGCAGTACATAGTAGCACCGGCAAATCCCCGTTCAAAGCactgtatggatgggaaccatCACTTACCCCAAGTAACGTCCCAACCAATGTCCCGGAAGCCGACAATATGGCCACtcaaatggaagcacaatggcgggaaatcaAAGCTGCACTCCAACAATCCAAAACTCGAATGACTGCGGGAGAAACGGGAGAACCATTAGAATTTGAGATTGGTgaagaggcctggctagacgccaaaaacaTAAAGCTAAGGACCCTGAGTCCTAAGCTATccgaacaacgcctaggtcCCTTCAAAGTAACCGAGAAGATCTCAGACCAAGCATACCGGTTGGAACTCCCATcaacaatgagaatccacaatgtttTCTACGTGGGGCTTCTGTcaaaggtcaaaagggacaagaagcgcAACTTCAAAAACCGCCCTCCACCggtcaccgtggacggggaagaagaatacgaagtgGAAGGAATCACGGATGCTGAGGAACGagacggaaaatggttcttccaagtcaaatggaagggttatgggtccgaagaaaacacatgggagccaCGAGAAAACCTGAgaaacgccaaaaaaattttagaaaaatacaaaaaagaaatgaaaaagaaggcccttggcgctgccaaggcccttagagggggggcagtgtcgtag
- a CDS encoding Transposon Tf2-12 polyprotein, whose product MSWLKKHNPQISWEKHTLVFNSLYCSNNCLSVPAVLELKAVEEIPLPYQEFSKVFSEEESSKLPPHRPYDIAIEEDAELKETIEKQLKAGLIRPSKSPMASPILFYDQENVYPLPLPQNLIEKLQGAKIFSKFDLKAGYNLVRIKEGDEWKTAFKTKYGLFEYLDLLDVYVIIYLDDILVFSLNEKDHKAHVREVLKRLQDNDLFCNIEKCHFHVKKIDYLGFIISEFGIEVDQSKVTDAMNWSTPKNVKNIQEFLGFVNFYRQFIPNFGNMARPLYNLLKKDSTWKWEQAEQQSFDGLKKCLTSAPLLLQPDTTKQFYVECDALDYATGAILSQRNLEGKLAPVAYLSKSLSPAEKNYDIFDKELLAVIRAFKEWRHLLEGSELPVQNQVLLKPELFIASITPDQEINDLIGEAIYKDDRLKEILLKLQNKEKVLDWELREGLLWYQGKIFVPKDNTIRNLILESRHDALAAGHPGQARTLELISRSYYWPSLKKFVNSYVSHCETCIRSKPTNQVPVGLLKPLQIPERPWEDIAYDMIVGLPVSEGFDAILTVIDRFSKMVHFIPTQSTASAIDIANLFVTYIWKLHGLPRSTVSDRGPTFNAKFIRHLYKRLDIKPTYSTAYHPQTDGQTEQIQREAKIFIRMFGNHRQSDWVSLLPLAEFALNNLKQTSTGKSPFQICYGYNPRFTVGQKSDESVPNADKHAEFLEKGYDEVKATLSISQERMKHFYDQRHREEEEIQVGNKVWLSHQNISTDRPSIKLSHKKLGPYLVIEKIGSHAYKLQLPHTMRIHPVFHINLLTKFHPDPHGRDPPQPAPIITKEGEEEYEVERILDSKWKGRGKSKKLWYLVKWKGYDKGSNSWEPVDNVGNAQEAIEEFHMEHPDAVSVINRGK is encoded by the exons ATGTCGTGGTTAAAAAagcacaatccccaaatatcatgggaaaaacatacacttgttttTAACTCGTTATATTGTTCCAATAATTGTCTGTCTGTACCCGCTGTCTtagaactcaaggcagtagaagaaatacCACTACCTTATCAAGAATTTTCCAAGGTCTTCTCTGAGGAGGAATCATCCAAACTGCCACCCCACCGGCCTTATGATATCGCCATTGA GGAGGATGCGGAACTTAAAGAAACCATTGAGAAACAACTCAAAGCAGGTTTAATCCGCCCGTCTAAATCCCCTATGGCCTCTCCTATATTATTT TATGACCAAGAAAACGTCTATCCCCTACCTTTGCCACAGAATCTCATCGAGAAATTGCAAGGTGCTAAgatctttagcaaatttgatCTCAAAGCAGGATACAACCTAGTCcgaatcaaagaaggcgatgaatggaaaaccgctttcaaaacaaaatacggactatttgaatatttg GATCTTCTGGATGTCTACGTCATCATTTATTTGGATGACATTCTGGTATTCTCTTTGAACGAAAAGGATCACAAAGCTCATGTACGAGAAGTACTTAAAAGGTTACAAGACAATGATCTCTTCTGCAACATTGAaaaatgtcatttccacgtcaagaAAATCGATTACTTAGGGTTTATTATATCCGAATTTGGCATAGAAGTGGATCAGTCTAAAGTTACAGACGCCATGAActggtcaacacctaagaatgtcaagaacatccaagaattcttaggattCGTAAACTTTTATAGACAATTTATTCCTAATTTTGGCAACATGGCACGACCTCTGTACAACCTGCTCAAAAAAGATAgtacttggaaatgggaacaggcggaacaacaatcctttgaTGGTCTGAAGAAATGTCTTACATCAGCACCTCTGCTTCTGCAACCAGACACCACAAAACAATTTTATGTGGAATGTGACGCCTTGGATTATGCCACTGGAGCGATACTATCTCAACGTAATCTAGAAGGGAAATTAGCCCCTGTAGCCTATTTATCTAAATCCCTATCCCCAGCTGAAAAGAACTACgatatctttgacaaggaattactgGCAGTTATCAgggcatttaaagaatggcgccaCCTACTGGAAGGATCAGAAttaccagtccaa aaccaagttctcctgaaaccggaacttttCATTGCATCAATCACCCcggatcaggaaatcaatgatTTAATTGGCGAAGCTATTTACAAGGATGACCGTCTAAAAGAGATTCTGCTcaaactccagaacaaggaaaaggtcttGGATTGGGAATTAAGAGAAGGActactatggtatcaaggaaaaatctttgtaccAAAAGACAATACCATTAGGAACCTTATCCTAGAATCTAGGCATGACGCCTTGGCGGcgggacacccaggacaagccaGGACATTAGAACTTATTTCCAGAAGTTATTACTGGCCATCgctgaaaaagtttgtcaactcttatgtcagccactgcgaaacctgtatcaggtccaaaccaacaaatcaagtacctgtaGGGCTGCTAAAGCCattgcaaattcctgaacgcccctgggaagatatagcttatgacatgattgtgggattACCGGTTTCAGAAGGCTTTGATGCTATCCTAACCGTGATTGATCGATTTTCAAAAATGGTCCATTTTATTCCTACCCAATCCACAGCGTCGGCtattgacattgccaacttATTTGTCACATACatctggaagttacatggcCTCCCCAGGAGTACCGTTTCAGATAGAGGTCCTACATttaatgccaagtttattCGTCATCTATATAAAAGGCTAGACATCAAGCCTACATATtctacagcctaccatcctcaaacagatggtcaaacagaACAAATACAACGAGAGgccaagatctttatacGTATGTTTGGAAATCATCGTCAATCAGACTGGGTATCACTATTGCCATTGGCCGAATTTGccttgaacaatttgaaacagacttccacaggcaaatcccccttCCAAATATGTTACGGCTATAATCCAAGATTTACAGTTGGCCAAAAGTCAGACGAGTCAGTCCCTAATGCAGACAAACATGCAGAATTCTTAGAAAAGGGCtatgatgaagtcaaggcaACGTTATcaatatcccaagaaaggatgaaacacttctaCGATCAACGTcacagagaagaagaagaaattcaagtagggaACAAAGTTTGGCTAAGTCATCAGAATATATCCACCGATAGACCATCCATCAAGCTTAGCCACAAAAAGCTAGGTCCCTACTTGgtaattgaaaaaattggatCGCATGCGTACAAATTACAACTACCTCAtaccatgcgcatacatccagtcttTCACATTAATCTTCTGACAAAAttccatcctgaccctcatggacgcgaccctcctcaacctgcacctattATTACAAAAGAAGGcgaggaagaatatgaagttgAAAGAATCCTGGacagcaaatggaaagggcgtggcaaatcaaagaaactctggtatttagttaagtggaagggatacgacAAAGGAAGCAACTCGTGGGAACCAGTGGATAATGTGGGTAACGCTCAAGAAGCCATAGAAGAATTCCACATGGAACATCCTGATGCAGttagtgtcataaacagaggaaaatag